The Thioalkalivibrio sulfidiphilus HL-EbGr7 genome includes a window with the following:
- a CDS encoding sensor domain-containing diguanylate cyclase: protein MDNATLVEAYRDTQQRLLGLMECLSALQDLSSLDLNTPDLGELLKAALRALLENQGMERCSVFLNEGGVLVNAAGMDWSDLMGADVGSRESSIACLRVGEGIMGLAVASGEIQCCSDCGGDDRFAELGNEVPVGSLVCLPIRQGDEVLGVLNVSHPEPHFFNQDRERLLRLFSVYLGQSVTYWRHTHQMEAVIRERTAELRQALDQAQELRERYEALAVVDDLTGLNNRRFFFPEAQAALSRTRRHGQPFAVLALDLDHFKRVNDDHGHAWGDRVLQDVGAALKSMLREGDILARFGGEEFMFALPGTDLEGAMSLAQRIRARLAKLSWNVGDRCLLVTASMGVSGLGEDEAAEGSSHEILDRLVAQADEALYGSKHAGRDRVTVGTQ, encoded by the coding sequence ATGGATAACGCCACCCTGGTGGAGGCCTACCGGGACACCCAGCAGCGCCTGCTGGGTCTCATGGAATGTCTCTCCGCGCTGCAGGATCTCTCCAGCCTCGATCTCAATACCCCTGACCTGGGTGAACTGCTCAAGGCCGCCCTGAGGGCCTTGCTGGAGAACCAGGGCATGGAACGTTGTTCCGTGTTTCTGAATGAGGGGGGCGTGCTGGTCAACGCCGCCGGCATGGATTGGTCCGACCTCATGGGTGCGGACGTCGGTTCCCGGGAGTCTTCGATTGCCTGCCTGCGGGTGGGCGAGGGCATCATGGGACTGGCTGTTGCCAGCGGTGAGATCCAGTGCTGCAGCGACTGCGGTGGTGATGACCGTTTCGCCGAGTTGGGCAACGAGGTCCCCGTGGGCAGCCTGGTGTGCCTGCCCATCCGCCAGGGCGACGAGGTGCTGGGCGTGCTCAACGTCTCCCACCCGGAACCCCATTTCTTCAACCAGGACCGGGAACGCCTGTTGCGCCTGTTCAGCGTCTACCTGGGTCAGTCCGTGACCTACTGGCGCCACACCCACCAGATGGAGGCGGTCATCCGGGAGCGCACCGCGGAACTGCGCCAGGCACTCGATCAGGCCCAGGAACTGCGTGAGCGCTACGAGGCCCTGGCGGTGGTGGATGACCTCACCGGCCTGAACAACCGGCGCTTCTTCTTCCCCGAGGCCCAGGCGGCCCTGTCCCGTACCCGCCGCCATGGCCAGCCCTTCGCGGTGCTGGCCCTGGACCTGGATCACTTCAAGCGGGTCAACGACGACCACGGCCACGCCTGGGGAGACCGGGTGCTGCAGGACGTGGGCGCCGCGCTGAAATCCATGCTGCGCGAGGGCGACATCCTGGCGCGCTTCGGCGGCGAGGAATTCATGTTCGCCCTGCCCGGCACCGACTTGGAAGGCGCCATGAGCCTGGCGCAACGCATCCGCGCGCGCCTGGCGAAGCTGTCCTGGAACGTGGGCGACCGCTGCCTGCTGGTCACCGCCAGCATGGGTGTTTCAGGGCTGGGTGAAGATGAGGCGGCGGAAGGCAGCAGCCACGAGATCCTGGACCGCCTGGTGGCCCAGGCCGACGAGGCCCTTTACGGCAGCAAGCACGCCGGACGGGACCGGGTGACGGTGGGCACGCAGTAA
- a CDS encoding YdcH family protein, which yields MDQIEQEDIRQRLADLRVEHRDLDEAIARLAEGVFVDQLQLSRLKKRKLLIKDMIARLESRLIPDLNA from the coding sequence GTGGATCAGATCGAGCAAGAAGACATCAGGCAGCGACTTGCCGACCTTCGGGTGGAGCACCGTGATCTGGACGAGGCCATCGCCCGTCTGGCGGAGGGGGTGTTCGTGGATCAGTTGCAGCTCAGCCGCCTGAAGAAGCGCAAGCTGCTGATCAAGGACATGATCGCGCGGCTGGAGAGCAGGCTGATTCCGGATTTGAATGCATGA
- a CDS encoding HDOD domain-containing protein — protein sequence MRQLQSLAPLPVVAQRLLADLDRKDLSLGQLSEVIEMDPALTARIVGLANSAYFANRQPVYSVGDAVGRVLGLDMVRNLALGIVLSGPFDTKACRAFDAERFWFTAMATATLSVPLSGLVRDREPVAGEWAYLAGLLHELGLLALCALFPAEMSRVLSQREADKPLAVRTRQALGIDAMEAGALLARRWKLPEGVAVVMAHYDAPGYQGPHSQLSALVGLAACLAASLHQSQDDPELRRPWLLALGLCEDDITPLLHRSQPRVESLQALARQLAHP from the coding sequence ATGCGCCAGCTGCAGTCCCTGGCGCCGCTGCCGGTGGTGGCCCAGCGTCTGCTGGCGGACCTGGACCGCAAGGACCTGAGTCTCGGCCAGCTCTCCGAGGTCATCGAGATGGACCCGGCCCTGACGGCGCGGATCGTGGGTCTGGCCAATTCCGCCTATTTCGCCAACCGCCAGCCGGTCTACAGCGTCGGCGATGCCGTGGGCCGGGTGCTGGGCCTGGACATGGTGCGCAACCTGGCCCTGGGCATCGTGCTGAGCGGCCCTTTCGACACCAAGGCCTGCCGGGCCTTCGACGCGGAACGGTTCTGGTTCACGGCCATGGCCACCGCCACCCTCTCTGTTCCGCTCTCGGGTTTGGTCAGGGACAGGGAGCCCGTGGCCGGCGAGTGGGCCTATCTGGCTGGACTGCTCCACGAACTGGGGTTGCTGGCCCTGTGCGCCCTGTTCCCCGCCGAGATGTCCAGGGTGCTGTCCCAGAGGGAAGCCGATAAACCGCTGGCCGTGCGTACCCGCCAGGCCCTGGGTATCGATGCCATGGAGGCGGGTGCGCTGTTGGCACGCCGCTGGAAGCTGCCCGAGGGGGTCGCCGTGGTCATGGCCCATTACGACGCCCCCGGCTACCAGGGCCCCCACAGCCAGCTCTCGGCGCTGGTGGGTCTGGCCGCCTGTCTCGCCGCGAGTCTCCATCAGAGTCAGGACGATCCCGAACTGCGACGGCCCTGGCTGTTGGCCCTGGGGCTCTGCGAGGACGACATCACCCCCCTGTTGCACCGCAGCCAGCCCAGGGTCGAGTCCTTGCAGGCGCTCGCGCGCCAGCTGGCGCATCCCTGA
- a CDS encoding c-type cytochrome, producing MKHAKLAAVALAVSLGGLAASQSALAEVTRGQLMAKTCLACHGSVAGGPDATIPSLINGYPRQLMIQNMKAFRDGTRAATVMNRHALGYTDEEIELLADYFDTTRR from the coding sequence ATGAAACACGCAAAGCTTGCGGCCGTTGCCCTGGCCGTGTCCCTGGGAGGCCTGGCCGCCTCCCAATCCGCGCTGGCGGAAGTCACACGAGGCCAGCTCATGGCCAAGACCTGCCTGGCCTGCCATGGCTCCGTGGCCGGCGGACCCGACGCCACCATCCCCTCGCTGATCAACGGCTATCCCCGCCAGCTCATGATCCAGAACATGAAGGCCTTCCGCGATGGCACCCGTGCCGCCACGGTCATGAACCGTCATGCCCTTGGCTACACCGACGAGGAGATCGAACTCCTCGCCGACTACTTCGACACCACGCGACGCTAA
- a CDS encoding PilZ domain-containing protein: protein MNTDRRRHPRIPMEVEVELHVPAEALRVVRTRDLSGSGVLLLMPAEGRPAIGARVQVRVVGALGDGDAPPLVPATVVRDLPEGVAVAFEGC from the coding sequence ATGAATACCGACAGACGCAGACATCCGCGCATCCCCATGGAAGTCGAGGTGGAACTGCACGTGCCCGCCGAGGCACTGCGGGTGGTGCGAACCCGGGATCTCAGCGGCAGCGGCGTGCTCCTGTTGATGCCCGCCGAAGGGCGTCCGGCCATCGGCGCCCGCGTGCAGGTGCGCGTGGTGGGGGCCCTGGGGGACGGCGACGCGCCGCCTCTGGTGCCGGCCACCGTGGTGCGTGATCTGCCTGAGGGTGTGGCAGTGGCCTTCGAGGGCTGCTGA
- a CDS encoding alpha/beta fold hydrolase yields the protein MDQGGEGSQPILFIHGWTCRRDYWVPQMADLARDYRVAALDLSGHGESESEGRTDWSVTGLADDVTAALEALGAEDAVLVGHSMGGTVALEAAARTDVVRAVVLVDTFVLPYGDLSEADAQGIETPFHEDFAAAMAGLVDNATGSAMDESTRVRLKREMAAADTAWALPLWRDLLRWSPEPAFGALEAPVHAINGDLIPEPARQRCAGRVTEWHMPGTGHFPQMEMPEAFNRKLREVLAAL from the coding sequence ATGGATCAGGGCGGCGAGGGCAGTCAGCCCATCCTGTTCATCCACGGGTGGACCTGCCGGCGGGATTACTGGGTGCCGCAAATGGCGGATCTGGCCCGGGACTACCGGGTGGCGGCCCTGGACCTGAGCGGTCACGGAGAATCGGAAAGCGAGGGACGCACCGACTGGAGCGTGACAGGCCTGGCCGATGATGTCACCGCGGCCCTGGAGGCCCTGGGCGCGGAGGATGCCGTGCTGGTAGGCCATTCCATGGGCGGTACGGTGGCCCTGGAGGCGGCCGCCCGCACCGATGTAGTGCGTGCTGTGGTGCTGGTGGACACCTTCGTGCTTCCCTATGGGGATCTCTCCGAGGCTGATGCCCAGGGCATCGAGACCCCGTTCCATGAGGATTTCGCCGCCGCCATGGCGGGCCTGGTGGACAACGCCACGGGCTCCGCCATGGACGAGTCCACCCGCGTACGCCTTAAGCGCGAGATGGCCGCCGCCGACACCGCCTGGGCCTTGCCCCTGTGGCGCGACCTGCTGCGCTGGAGCCCCGAGCCGGCGTTCGGTGCGCTTGAGGCCCCCGTCCATGCCATCAATGGCGACCTGATCCCCGAACCTGCCAGGCAGCGTTGTGCCGGTCGGGTCACCGAGTGGCACATGCCCGGCACCGGGCATTTCCCCCAGATGGAGATGCCGGAGGCTTTCAACCGCAAACTCAGAGAAGTTCTGGCAGCCTTGTAG
- a CDS encoding HEAT repeat domain-containing protein produces the protein MQSEGLLGGIEEIDLSQAPQQAETLGARSVPWTRIGAIELSGLHSLAELRHWAGLAARPEGLDLHLADLLGNGQRAQVLARTRREPALIARLAALLGDADSELSVRIGVMATLEELKEEGLLQGQATHFLPHVTHPEPRVRSDTCYALTLIGGEDALAALQACSEDPDAEVRETALDGIEALTLPS, from the coding sequence ATGCAGTCGGAAGGCCTGCTTGGCGGGATCGAGGAGATCGATCTGAGTCAGGCGCCGCAACAGGCAGAGACCCTGGGCGCGCGCTCCGTGCCCTGGACACGCATCGGCGCCATCGAACTCTCGGGCCTGCACAGCTTGGCAGAACTGCGCCACTGGGCAGGGCTCGCCGCGCGCCCCGAGGGGCTCGACCTGCACCTGGCGGACCTGCTGGGAAACGGCCAGCGGGCGCAGGTGCTGGCCCGCACGCGGCGCGAACCGGCGCTGATCGCCCGCCTGGCCGCACTGTTGGGTGATGCCGACAGCGAACTCAGCGTGCGCATCGGCGTAATGGCCACCCTGGAGGAACTGAAAGAAGAGGGTCTTCTACAGGGCCAGGCGACGCATTTTCTCCCCCACGTCACCCACCCCGAACCGCGCGTGCGCTCAGACACCTGTTATGCCCTGACATTGATCGGTGGTGAGGACGCCCTCGCTGCGCTGCAGGCCTGCAGTGAAGATCCGGACGCGGAGGTGCGGGAGACGGCACTGGACGGGATCGAGGCGCTGACTCTGCCGAGCTGA
- a CDS encoding DUF2189 domain-containing protein, producing the protein MDKVINTSPSIHIPTLHRVAPDRPYHWLAAGLKDIKRTPGLSLGYGLFFSLVGVMLLTGAWNDPWLVMTFMAGFLLVGPLTALGLYEISRRQERGEPLTLMDTLTSWRRNPLGISLYTVFLGIIMIAWIRFTSLMIALFFEGVPDKLQEGWMALITTEQGFGFLLVFTLSGAAAALLVFITGVVTLPMMKERRQDVITCVMTSIRAVQHNPAPMILWALMLVVLIGIGFATFLVGMIFILPLLGHASWHAYRELVDREVIA; encoded by the coding sequence ATGGACAAGGTCATCAACACCTCACCCAGCATTCACATCCCCACGCTACACCGGGTCGCCCCCGACCGCCCCTACCACTGGCTGGCGGCGGGCCTCAAGGACATCAAGCGCACCCCCGGCCTGAGTCTCGGCTATGGCCTGTTCTTCAGCCTGGTGGGGGTGATGCTGCTGACCGGGGCCTGGAACGATCCCTGGCTGGTGATGACCTTCATGGCGGGCTTCCTGCTGGTGGGGCCGCTCACCGCCCTGGGCCTGTACGAGATCAGCCGTCGCCAGGAACGCGGCGAACCGCTCACGCTCATGGACACCCTCACCTCCTGGCGGCGCAACCCGCTGGGCATCTCCCTGTACACGGTGTTCCTGGGCATCATCATGATCGCCTGGATCCGCTTCACCAGCCTGATGATCGCGCTGTTCTTCGAGGGGGTGCCCGACAAACTCCAGGAAGGCTGGATGGCGCTGATCACCACGGAACAGGGCTTCGGTTTCCTGCTCGTCTTCACCCTGAGCGGTGCGGCGGCGGCCCTGCTGGTGTTCATCACCGGCGTGGTCACCCTGCCCATGATGAAGGAGCGCCGCCAGGACGTGATCACCTGCGTCATGACCAGCATCCGGGCGGTTCAGCACAACCCCGCGCCCATGATCCTCTGGGCCCTGATGCTGGTGGTGCTGATCGGCATCGGCTTTGCCACCTTCCTGGTGGGCATGATCTTCATCCTGCCGCTGCTGGGTCATGCCAGCTGGCATGCCTACCGGGAACTGGTGGACCGGGAAGTGATTGCCTGA
- a CDS encoding protein kinase domain-containing protein, with translation MDIQGRFMGGSVRSFNLEPGQRLLDKYLVMDRLGAGWEGEVYRVRELATGIERTAKFFFPQRNPRDRAAIFYARKLHKLRQCPIVIQYYTRERMVLDGVTVSFLVSEFVEGELLSAFIRRHKGGRLSPFPALHLLHALARGIECIHQMGDYHGDLHSDNVIVSRYGLGFELRLLDLFHWGRPRAENIHDDVVNLIHIFHEALGGKAHYARLPPEIKAICCGLKRSLILKKFRTAGQLREYLETMEWGR, from the coding sequence ATGGACATACAGGGTCGCTTCATGGGCGGGTCAGTCAGGTCGTTCAATCTGGAGCCGGGTCAGCGCCTGCTGGACAAGTACCTGGTGATGGATCGTCTCGGTGCCGGCTGGGAGGGTGAGGTCTACCGGGTGCGGGAGCTGGCCACGGGTATTGAGCGCACCGCCAAGTTCTTCTTCCCCCAGCGCAATCCCCGCGACCGGGCGGCCATCTTCTATGCCCGCAAGCTGCACAAGCTGCGCCAGTGTCCCATCGTGATCCAGTACTACACCCGTGAGCGCATGGTGCTCGACGGCGTGACGGTGAGCTTCCTGGTGTCCGAGTTCGTTGAGGGGGAGCTGCTGTCCGCCTTCATCCGGCGCCACAAGGGCGGGAGGCTCTCCCCCTTCCCGGCCCTGCACCTGCTGCATGCCCTGGCCCGCGGCATTGAGTGCATCCACCAGATGGGCGATTACCATGGCGACCTGCACTCGGACAACGTGATCGTCAGCCGCTACGGCCTGGGTTTCGAGCTGCGCCTGCTGGACCTGTTCCACTGGGGCCGTCCCCGGGCGGAGAATATCCACGACGACGTGGTCAACCTGATCCACATCTTCCACGAGGCCCTGGGCGGGAAGGCCCACTACGCCCGACTGCCGCCGGAGATCAAGGCCATCTGCTGCGGGCTCAAGCGCAGCCTGATCCTGAAGAAATTCCGCACCGCCGGGCAGTTGCGGGAGTATCTGGAAACCATGGAGTGGGGCCGCTAG
- a CDS encoding NAD(P)/FAD-dependent oxidoreductase: MSISRRHFLKALGAGGAATALAACAQMPGGEKARGAHVVVVGGGSGGATAAKYLRHFDSDIRVTLVEPNATYHTCYGSNWVLGGLRQMNDIAQTYGNLRDRHGVNVIQDTVTAIDPETNRVTLAGGQVLNYDKLVVAPGISFNWATAAEGTSEATANEIPHAWKAGPQTEILRRQLEAMPDGGVFVMVAPGNPFRCPPGPYERASMVAHYFKTHKPRSKILILDNKENFSKQGLFVAGWEANYGNMIEWVPSSRGGQVERIDVASKTAISDGGLNRFKADVLNYIPPQRAGEIAHSASLVNDTGWCPVNQVTFQSSIHTDIHVIGDSSIAGAMPKSGHSANSQGKLVAAAIVNALRGRDPIAPSMVNTCYSLVTPDWGISVAAVYQFLDDSIKGVPGSGGVSPADADRNFRRMEANYTRGWYDSITTDIWG; this comes from the coding sequence ATGAGCATTTCACGCAGACATTTCCTCAAGGCCCTGGGTGCCGGTGGTGCCGCCACCGCACTGGCGGCCTGTGCACAGATGCCCGGCGGTGAGAAAGCCAGGGGTGCGCACGTGGTGGTGGTGGGCGGCGGTTCCGGCGGCGCCACGGCCGCCAAGTACCTGCGCCACTTTGACTCGGACATCCGTGTCACCCTGGTGGAACCCAACGCCACCTACCACACCTGCTACGGCAGCAACTGGGTGCTGGGCGGCCTGCGCCAGATGAACGACATCGCGCAGACCTACGGCAACCTGAGGGACAGGCACGGCGTCAACGTGATCCAGGATACGGTCACCGCCATCGACCCCGAGACCAACCGGGTGACCCTGGCCGGCGGCCAGGTGCTGAACTACGACAAGCTGGTGGTCGCGCCCGGCATCAGCTTCAACTGGGCCACCGCCGCCGAGGGCACCAGTGAAGCCACCGCCAACGAGATCCCCCACGCCTGGAAGGCCGGTCCCCAGACCGAGATCCTGCGCCGTCAGCTGGAGGCCATGCCCGACGGCGGCGTGTTCGTGATGGTCGCCCCGGGCAACCCGTTCCGCTGCCCGCCCGGACCCTACGAGCGCGCCAGCATGGTGGCCCACTACTTCAAGACCCACAAGCCGCGTTCCAAGATCCTGATCCTGGACAACAAGGAGAACTTCTCCAAGCAGGGACTTTTCGTGGCCGGCTGGGAAGCGAACTACGGCAACATGATCGAGTGGGTGCCCAGCAGCCGCGGCGGCCAGGTGGAGCGTATCGACGTGGCCAGCAAGACGGCCATCTCCGACGGCGGTCTGAACCGCTTCAAGGCGGATGTGCTCAACTACATCCCGCCCCAGCGCGCCGGCGAGATCGCCCACAGCGCCTCCCTGGTGAACGACACCGGCTGGTGCCCGGTGAATCAGGTGACCTTCCAGTCCTCGATTCACACGGACATCCACGTGATCGGCGACTCCAGCATCGCCGGCGCCATGCCCAAGTCCGGGCATTCCGCCAACAGCCAGGGCAAGCTGGTTGCTGCCGCCATCGTCAATGCACTGAGGGGCCGTGACCCCATCGCGCCGTCCATGGTGAACACCTGCTACAGCCTGGTCACCCCCGATTGGGGCATCAGCGTGGCCGCCGTCTACCAGTTCCTGGACGACTCCATCAAGGGTGTGCCGGGTTCCGGTGGCGTAAGCCCCGCCGACGCGGACCGCAACTTCCGCCGCATGGAAGCCAACTACACCCGCGGCTGGTACGACAGCATCACTACCGACATCTGGGGCTGA
- a CDS encoding helix-turn-helix transcriptional regulator encodes MNERQTLIHLDRRTPRLLDTLYETVDHPEVWQRFLDELVEASHGRSARLLFLNDRADQVNTSHKVNIDDDAHQAYVGHFVNTCPWRPELVQKRPGRIYSTFLDFSCRQPEFYRTEFFNDWARGLDIHHGICGTVFQETGLTVQLLVQRTRDQGYFTADETESINRLIPHIQRGLHLSRQLQAMRQEVAAVRDVADRQGLPFLLLGENGEVNFVSEAARHLIEHCDQLRLAENRLHIAGQPADRSLRRRILRQMAHQAQGSARPSSLRIPRAGMPDLQLILSPLHPDMPALQLVPVPSHMAVFIHDALRAPEMDRELLMEMYGLTAAEARTAALVAQGQDVPEIATHAGTSANTIRTQLKQCFRKTGTRRQSELACVLLTGGARLDRRDSYTVQDADTAGSLRRTA; translated from the coding sequence ATGAACGAGCGACAGACGCTTATCCATCTCGATCGCCGGACACCCCGTCTGCTGGACACCCTCTACGAGACCGTGGACCACCCCGAGGTCTGGCAGCGTTTCCTGGATGAACTGGTGGAGGCCAGCCACGGGCGTTCCGCCCGCCTGCTGTTCCTCAACGACCGGGCCGATCAGGTCAACACCAGCCACAAGGTGAACATCGACGACGATGCCCACCAGGCCTACGTGGGTCACTTCGTCAACACCTGTCCCTGGCGCCCGGAACTGGTCCAGAAGCGCCCCGGCCGGATCTACTCCACCTTCCTCGATTTCTCCTGCCGGCAGCCTGAGTTCTACCGGACCGAGTTCTTCAACGACTGGGCCCGGGGCCTGGACATCCACCACGGCATCTGCGGCACGGTGTTCCAGGAAACGGGGCTCACGGTGCAGCTGCTGGTCCAGCGTACCCGCGACCAGGGGTACTTCACCGCCGACGAGACCGAGTCTATCAATCGCCTGATTCCTCACATCCAGCGCGGTCTGCACCTGTCCCGCCAGTTGCAGGCGATGCGCCAGGAAGTGGCTGCCGTGCGTGACGTGGCGGACCGTCAGGGTCTGCCCTTCCTGCTGCTCGGCGAGAACGGGGAGGTGAATTTCGTGAGCGAGGCGGCCAGGCACCTGATCGAACACTGCGATCAGCTGCGTCTGGCAGAGAACCGCCTGCATATCGCAGGGCAGCCGGCGGACCGCAGTCTGAGACGGCGTATCCTGCGCCAGATGGCGCACCAGGCACAGGGCAGCGCCCGGCCCTCCAGCCTGCGTATCCCGAGGGCCGGGATGCCGGACCTTCAGCTGATCCTGAGCCCCCTGCATCCGGACATGCCCGCGCTGCAGCTGGTGCCGGTGCCCAGCCACATGGCCGTGTTCATCCACGACGCCCTGCGCGCGCCGGAGATGGACCGGGAACTGCTTATGGAGATGTATGGGCTGACTGCCGCCGAGGCCCGCACCGCGGCGCTGGTGGCCCAGGGACAGGACGTGCCGGAGATCGCCACCCATGCCGGTACCAGCGCCAACACCATCCGCACCCAGCTGAAACAGTGTTTCCGCAAGACAGGCACCCGGCGCCAGTCGGAACTGGCCTGCGTGCTGCTTACAGGAGGTGCGCGGCTGGATCGCCGTGACAGCTACACCGTCCAAGACGCAGATACTGCCGGCTCACTGCGACGGACAGCCTGA
- the rpoD gene encoding RNA polymerase sigma factor RpoD: MDHAEQQSRLKELIAKGKEQGFLTYAEVNDHLPDTIVDPEQIEDIIAMINDMGIAVHEQAPDSDSLILSDSTVSTDEDAAEEAAAALASVDSEFGRTTDPVRMYMREMGTVELLTREGEIKIAKRIEDGLGQVLFALAHYPQSISTLLAEFDKVEAGEMKLTDLVVSFIDPNADDVPAVAANEADSADTDASASDDDSDSDSDDEDDDDTASEPEDTGPDPEEARERFTKLRAMYEEAMGFAAKKHTAKYRKVREEMASYFMEFKLLPRFVDQLTADLHEMVERIRMQERTVMDICVNRCNMPRKEFITAFPENETNLKWLDTQTKGKSKHAKLLAEHKDEILRIQKKLVAIEDESNLTISEIKDINRRMSIGEAKARRAKKEMVEANLRLVISIAKKYTNRGLQFLDLIQEGNIGLMKAVDKFEYRRGYKFSTYATWWIRQAITRSIADQARTIRIPVHMIETINKLNRISRQMLQEMGREATPEELSERMEMPEDKVRKVLKIAKEPISMETPIGDDEDSHLGDFIEDVNVMSPIEAATREGLSEATRDVLASLTPREAKVLRMRFGIDMNTDHTLEEVGKQFDVTRERIRQIEAKALRKLRHPSRSEMLRSFLDLE, encoded by the coding sequence ATGGATCACGCAGAACAGCAGTCACGCCTCAAAGAGCTCATCGCCAAGGGCAAGGAGCAGGGCTTCCTGACCTACGCCGAGGTCAACGATCACCTGCCCGACACCATCGTCGATCCGGAGCAGATCGAAGACATCATCGCCATGATCAACGACATGGGGATCGCGGTGCATGAGCAGGCGCCGGACAGCGACAGCCTGATCCTCTCCGACAGCACCGTCTCCACCGACGAGGACGCCGCCGAGGAGGCCGCCGCCGCGCTGGCCTCCGTGGACAGCGAGTTCGGCCGCACCACCGACCCGGTGCGCATGTACATGCGCGAGATGGGTACCGTGGAGCTGCTGACCCGTGAAGGCGAAATCAAGATCGCCAAGCGCATCGAGGACGGCCTCGGCCAGGTGCTGTTCGCGCTCGCCCACTACCCCCAGTCCATCAGCACCCTGCTGGCCGAGTTCGACAAGGTCGAGGCCGGCGAGATGAAGCTCACCGACCTGGTGGTCAGCTTCATCGACCCCAACGCCGATGACGTGCCCGCCGTTGCCGCCAATGAGGCCGACAGCGCGGACACCGACGCCAGTGCCAGCGACGACGACAGCGATTCCGACAGCGACGACGAAGACGACGACGACACCGCCAGCGAGCCCGAGGACACCGGCCCCGATCCGGAAGAGGCCCGGGAGCGCTTTACCAAACTGCGCGCCATGTACGAAGAGGCCATGGGCTTCGCCGCCAAGAAGCACACCGCCAAGTACCGCAAGGTGCGCGAGGAGATGGCCAGCTACTTCATGGAGTTCAAGCTGCTGCCCCGCTTTGTGGACCAGTTGACCGCCGACCTGCACGAGATGGTGGAGCGCATCCGCATGCAGGAGCGCACCGTGATGGACATCTGCGTCAACCGCTGCAACATGCCGCGCAAGGAATTCATCACCGCGTTCCCCGAGAACGAGACCAACCTCAAGTGGCTGGACACCCAGACCAAGGGCAAGTCCAAGCACGCCAAGCTGCTGGCCGAGCACAAGGACGAGATCCTGCGCATCCAGAAGAAGCTGGTGGCTATCGAGGACGAGTCCAACCTCACCATCAGTGAGATCAAGGACATCAACCGCCGCATGTCCATCGGCGAGGCCAAGGCACGCCGCGCCAAGAAGGAGATGGTGGAGGCCAATCTGCGCCTGGTGATCTCCATCGCCAAGAAGTACACCAACCGCGGCCTGCAGTTCCTGGACCTGATCCAGGAGGGCAACATCGGCCTGATGAAGGCGGTGGACAAGTTCGAATACCGTCGCGGCTACAAGTTCTCCACCTACGCCACCTGGTGGATCCGGCAGGCCATCACCCGCTCCATCGCGGACCAGGCCCGCACCATCCGCATCCCGGTGCACATGATCGAGACCATCAACAAGCTCAACCGCATCAGCCGGCAGATGCTCCAGGAGATGGGTCGCGAGGCCACCCCCGAGGAACTCTCGGAACGCATGGAAATGCCCGAGGACAAGGTGCGCAAGGTGCTCAAGATCGCCAAGGAGCCCATCTCCATGGAGACCCCCATTGGCGATGACGAGGACTCCCATCTGGGCGACTTCATCGAGGACGTGAACGTCATGTCCCCCATCGAGGCCGCCACCCGCGAGGGCCTGTCCGAGGCCACCCGCGACGTGCTCGCCAGCCTCACCCCCCGGGAGGCCAAGGTGCTGCGCATGCGCTTCGGCATCGACATGAACACCGACCACACCCTGGAAGAAGTGGGCAAGCAGTTCGACGTCACCCGCGAACGCATCCGCCAGATCGAAGCCAAGGCCCTGCGCAAACTGCGCCACCCGAGCCGCTCCGAGATGCTCAGAAGCTTCCTGGATCTGGAGTAA